GCATACTTCCGCCTCGTCATCGACGAAGGGTTTTCCAAAGGGAGCGATCTTGCTCCAATTGCGCACGCGTTTCGACTTCTTCTCCTCGTCGTCTGCGTCCTGGCACTCGGCACAGCTGCACGGTTTTACTTCGTATCGTGGCTTGGCGAACGCGTTGTCGCCGATATCCGATTGAAAGTGCAGAAAAATCTGCTCCGCCTGGCTCCCGGGTTCTACGAAGAAAACAGCCCCAAGGAAATCTCCAGCCGGATGACCAGCGACACCACGCTGATCGAGCAGGTTGTCGGCACCACTGTCTCGGTTGCGCTGCGCAATTCCCTGATGGCGATCGGCGGGACGATCTACCTCTTTTGGCTAGTACCCACCCTCACCATGTGGATGATGCTGGTGATCCCCGCCATCGTCATCCCGATCACCTATTTCGGACGCCGCCTGCGCAACGTCTCGCGGCACAGCCAGGACCGGGTGGCCGACATCGGCGCAATGGTCACTGAAGTGCTTGGCGCGATGAAGATTGTCCAGGCGTTCAACCAGGAAGACCGCGAGCGCGAGCGTTTTGCCGGGGCGGTGGAGCGTACGTTCGCCACAGCGCGGCGGCGGATCCTGATCCGCGCAGTGATGACCGCGATCATCATCCTGCTGGTGTTCGGATCGATCACCGCGCTGATGTGGCGCGGCGCGATCGGGGTCGCCAGCGGGGAGATTTCGGGAGGGACGATCGCCGCAGTGGTGATAACTGCGGGTCTCGTGGCGGGAGCGTTCGGTTCATTGACCGAGGTCTATGGCGACCTGCTGCGCGGCGCAGGTGCCGCTAGCCGCCTCGCCGAATTGCTCGACGAACAGCCGAGCATCGCGCCACCGGAACGGCCCGAAGCACTGCCGACCCCGGCGCGCGGCAGCCTGTCGTTCCGCAATGTCAGCTTCCGCTATCCCACGCGGCTCGAAACCGCTGCACTCCACGATTTTACGCTCGAGGTGCAGCCGGGCGAGACCGTCGCCATCGTCGGGCCGTCGGGCGCGGGCAAGTCGACGATCTTCCAGCTGGCCGAGCGGTTCTACGATCCGCAGGCTGGGACCATCCGGCTCGACGGCATCCCGCTGACCAGCGCCGACCCGGCCGATATCCGCGCGCGGATTGCATTCGTCCCGCAGGAGGGCGTGCTGTTTTCGGCGAATGCGCGCGACAACCTGCGTTACGGTGCATGGGGCGCGAGCGACGAGCAGATTTGGGAAGCGGCACGAGCAGCCAATGCCGAAGAGTTCCTGCGCGCCCTGCCGCGGGGGCTCGACACACACCTGGGCGAAAACGGCACCCAGCTTTCGGGAGGCCAGCGCCAGCGCATCGCGATTGCCCGGGCGATCCTGCGCCAGGCGCCGATCCTGCTGCTCGACGAAGCGACCAGCGCACTCGACGCCGAGAGCGAGCGGCTGGTGCAGGATGCGCTCGATCACTTGATGGCGGACCGCACCACGCTGGTCATCGCGCACCGCCTGGCCACCGTGCGCGCGGCGGACCGCATCGTGGTGATGGACCAGGGTCGCATCGTCGAGCAGGGCAGCCACGGGATGCTGGCCCAGAACGGCGGGCTTTACGCCCGGCTTGCAGAACTGCAATTCGGCGCGCACGCAGCTGCGTAAACCGGCGCGCAAGGCATTCGCTCTTCCGTTCGTTGCGAACTGGCAACTTGACTTGGCCAGCGCTTGCTCCAATGGGCCGAACCCATGGGTCTGATCATCACCGCCATCATCCTCGGTATCGTCGAGGGGCTGACCGAATTCCTGCCCGTCTCGTCGACCGGCCACCTGATCCTCACCACCGCATTGCTCGGTGCCGACCCGCAGCAATGGGCACTGTTCAACGTGGTGATCCAGCTCGGCGCGATCCTCGCAGTAATTTATCAGTATTGGGGCACGTTCTGGGCCGCGGGAATGGGCGTGTTGCGCGGCGAGAGCGAAGGTTTGCGGTTCGCCCGCAATATCCTGGTGGCGTTCCTGCCGTCGGCAGTGATCGGCCTCGCGCTGAAAGACTACATCGACATCATGCTCGCCAGCCCGATGATCGTGCCGTGGGCGTTGATCGTTGGCGGCATTGCGATCATTGCGATCGAGCGCTCGGTGAACCCGCAAGGGACGCAGGAAGTCGCCGACCTCAAGGTTTCGACCGTGCTCGGGATAGGGTTTGCCCAGTGTCTCGCGATGGTCCCCGGTGTCAGCCGATCGGGTGCAACGATCATGGGCGCGCTGGCCATGGGCGTTAACCGCAAGACGGCGGCGGAATTCTCGTTCTTCCTCGCAGTACCGACAATGATCGGCGCGACGTTCCTCGAACTGGTCACGAAACATAGCGAATTGTCTGCAGGTGCGACGCTGGTAGGCTGGCGTGAAATCGCAATCGGCTTCGTGGTCAGCTTCATTGTCGCGCTGTTCGTAATCCGGTTGTTCGTGGCCTATGTCAGCCGCCACGGATTCACTCCGTTCGCGTGGTACCGCATCGTGGTCGGGGCAGCCGCGATTGCCTGGCTGACGCTCGGCTGAGCGCATCCCGGCTTCGACCAGACTCCAACGGTTCGTCGCATTTTCGGAACCCTGCCCGCAATTTGCGCGTTAACGGGCGGTAAGAGTTCAACAGGGTTCGATCGCAATCATGGGTGTGCTGGTTTTGCTCGCAGTCGGTGCGGTCCTCGGTTGGCTGGCATCAATTCTCGCACGTGCTGACGATCAGGCAGGAATCCTGATCAACGTAGGTCTCGGGCTGATCGCTGCGCTGGTAATCGGCGACCTGGCCAACTCCGGCTCGATCCTGCTCGGCCTGACCCCGATGGCATTGGTGGCGGCATTCTGCGGCGCCATTGCCTTGCTCACCGGGTTCAACCTGCTACGCGATTCGATGAACGGGCGGGCGGGCTAGAGCTTCTACGTTGACGGGAGCGCGCGCCGATCTGTCGTTGCATTGTCGGGGGGATTTCACATGACCAAGCTTGCCATGCCGGTTGCAACGCTGGCTCTGGCGCTCTCCGCCTGTAGCGGAGGTGCAGCCGATGCAGACCGGTCGAGCAACAGTTCGCCGCAGGCGGCGCAAACGCCTTCGCCCGATGCGCACGAACTTGCCAACCACCAAGCTGAAGCAATGACTGCACAAGTCGAGAAGCAGACCGACGCGATGGCTACGCCGAACCCATCTGCTAGCGAAAATCCGGGAAAATAGCGCTGGCCAGACAGTCCGTCAGACCGGTTTCGCACCACTCCCGCGACCGCCGCGCAGAAGGTACTCCTGCGTTCCCCGGTTGAGCACGTCATCGACATCGATCACAGCCGAATTGGCATAAGTGAACGCGGGCGGCAGGTTCTGATAGAGCCGGTCGAAATCGCGCTCGACCGTCTGGCGATAGAGATCCTCGAAACTTTCGATCACGAAGTAAGTCGGCTGCAGGTCGCTGATGACGTAGTCGGTGCGCATCACCCGATCGACGTTGAGCATGATCCGGTTGGGGCTCCGCGCGGCGGTCGAAAACACGGCCTCGGTCGGCCCGGACAGGATCCCCGCACCGTAGGCGCGGACTTCGCCGTTCTCGAGGATCAGGCCGAATTCGACCGTGTACCAATAGAGCGCGCCCAGTGCCTTGAGCCGGTTGTAGCGCATCGCCTTCCATCCGGCGCGGCCGTATTCCTGCATGTAGTCGGCATAGACCGGATCGGCGAGCATCGGCACATGGCCGAACACGTCGTGGAATACGTCCGGCTCCTGGATGTAGTCGAAGGTCTCGCGCGAACGGATGAAATTCCCGGCAGGGAACCTGCGGTTGGCCAAGTGCCAGAAGAACACGTGGTCGGGGATCAGCATCGGTACGGGGACGACGCTCCACCCGGTCAGGTGGCCAAGCTCTTCCGAAAGTTCGTTGAAATCGGGAACGCCGTGGCTGCCGAGCGGGAGTTTCTGCAGGCCGGCAAGGAACGCCGCACTCGCATGTCCGGGCAGCACATCCATCTGCCGATCGTAGAGATCGTTCCAGATCGCGTGGTCTTGCGCCGAATAACGCGTCTGCGCGGGTTCGAGCCAGTCTTCGCCGACATGCGATGGCCGCTTGAGCGGCGCAGTAAAGACATCCGCCGGCATGTCAGGCAGACGGCTAAAGTCGTGATCGGGTTCTGCAATGCTGGCCATGGTTTCAATTGAAACCAATAGCACCGGTCGACGATTCTGACAATCCGAAATGGCCCACGCGGCCAGCAGGGGGACGAGGGCAAGTCAGCCGAACGGCGGCTCGCAGTGTCCTCGGCCTAGATTTGCCGCCAGATAAGGCAATGCATGCGACAAGATTGCGCAGTATATCGCCTGATTACAGAAAATTATGCAGACGCACGGCGAAGCCGGTCGTTGATTGCCGCACCGATCCCCTCATCCGGG
Above is a window of Tsuneonella mangrovi DNA encoding:
- a CDS encoding ABC transporter transmembrane domain-containing protein: MEEPPLEAETEASQEEVVGRRRRKKQRDPLAARSIRPLTMIWSQALAYPGRVALALVALVITAGATLAIPAYFRLVIDEGFSKGSDLAPIAHAFRLLLLVVCVLALGTAARFYFVSWLGERVVADIRLKVQKNLLRLAPGFYEENSPKEISSRMTSDTTLIEQVVGTTVSVALRNSLMAIGGTIYLFWLVPTLTMWMMLVIPAIVIPITYFGRRLRNVSRHSQDRVADIGAMVTEVLGAMKIVQAFNQEDRERERFAGAVERTFATARRRILIRAVMTAIIILLVFGSITALMWRGAIGVASGEISGGTIAAVVITAGLVAGAFGSLTEVYGDLLRGAGAASRLAELLDEQPSIAPPERPEALPTPARGSLSFRNVSFRYPTRLETAALHDFTLEVQPGETVAIVGPSGAGKSTIFQLAERFYDPQAGTIRLDGIPLTSADPADIRARIAFVPQEGVLFSANARDNLRYGAWGASDEQIWEAARAANAEEFLRALPRGLDTHLGENGTQLSGGQRQRIAIARAILRQAPILLLDEATSALDAESERLVQDALDHLMADRTTLVIAHRLATVRAADRIVVMDQGRIVEQGSHGMLAQNGGLYARLAELQFGAHAAA
- a CDS encoding undecaprenyl-diphosphate phosphatase; its protein translation is MGLIITAIILGIVEGLTEFLPVSSTGHLILTTALLGADPQQWALFNVVIQLGAILAVIYQYWGTFWAAGMGVLRGESEGLRFARNILVAFLPSAVIGLALKDYIDIMLASPMIVPWALIVGGIAIIAIERSVNPQGTQEVADLKVSTVLGIGFAQCLAMVPGVSRSGATIMGALAMGVNRKTAAEFSFFLAVPTMIGATFLELVTKHSELSAGATLVGWREIAIGFVVSFIVALFVIRLFVAYVSRHGFTPFAWYRIVVGAAAIAWLTLG
- a CDS encoding GlsB/YeaQ/YmgE family stress response membrane protein — encoded protein: MGVLVLLAVGAVLGWLASILARADDQAGILINVGLGLIAALVIGDLANSGSILLGLTPMALVAAFCGAIALLTGFNLLRDSMNGRAG
- the phhA gene encoding phenylalanine 4-monooxygenase, yielding MPADVFTAPLKRPSHVGEDWLEPAQTRYSAQDHAIWNDLYDRQMDVLPGHASAAFLAGLQKLPLGSHGVPDFNELSEELGHLTGWSVVPVPMLIPDHVFFWHLANRRFPAGNFIRSRETFDYIQEPDVFHDVFGHVPMLADPVYADYMQEYGRAGWKAMRYNRLKALGALYWYTVEFGLILENGEVRAYGAGILSGPTEAVFSTAARSPNRIMLNVDRVMRTDYVISDLQPTYFVIESFEDLYRQTVERDFDRLYQNLPPAFTYANSAVIDVDDVLNRGTQEYLLRGGRGSGAKPV